In one window of Tellurirhabdus rosea DNA:
- a CDS encoding DUF3108 domain-containing protein translates to MRKVIAILFFLGAVTLANTAFAPQHTYRRVVNNSFGPGEHLEYKVHYGFLNAAEATVDVAPSFYKVNERPCYRVNVYGRTVGAFDLVTRIRDTWRSYIDTSAILPQKFYVNIQEGNHRKEENITFNHGTNTVRAEERTEKNTFRVPENVHDVISGYYFLRTIEFNRLSVGQTVEVPAFFDDEIYNMKVRYRGKDVIKTKFGRINVIKLNPIMPPNKLFKGEDAIRIWVSDDVNKVPVKVEVDLWVGAMEMDIKKHKGLRSDLKFY, encoded by the coding sequence ATGAGAAAAGTAATTGCCATCCTGTTTTTTCTGGGAGCCGTAACGCTGGCGAATACGGCCTTTGCGCCGCAGCATACCTACCGCCGGGTAGTGAACAACAGCTTCGGACCGGGCGAACACCTGGAATACAAAGTGCATTACGGCTTTCTGAATGCCGCCGAAGCGACCGTTGATGTGGCTCCCTCGTTTTATAAGGTCAACGAACGCCCCTGCTACCGGGTGAACGTCTACGGCCGCACCGTCGGGGCCTTCGACCTCGTGACGCGCATCCGCGACACCTGGCGTTCGTACATCGATACGTCGGCCATTCTGCCCCAGAAGTTCTACGTCAACATTCAGGAAGGCAACCACCGCAAGGAGGAGAACATTACTTTCAACCACGGCACCAATACCGTCCGGGCGGAGGAACGCACGGAGAAAAATACTTTCCGGGTACCCGAAAACGTCCACGACGTAATCAGCGGCTACTATTTCCTGCGCACCATCGAGTTCAACCGCCTGTCGGTCGGCCAGACGGTCGAAGTGCCGGCTTTTTTCGACGACGAGATTTACAACATGAAGGTCCGGTACCGGGGCAAAGACGTTATTAAAACCAAATTCGGCCGCATCAACGTCATCAAGCTGAACCCGATCATGCCGCCCAACAAGCTTTTCAAAGGCGAAGATGCCATCCGCATCTGGGTCTCCGACGATGTCAATAAAGTGCCCGTCAAGGTGGAAGTCGACCTCTGGGTTGGGGCGATGGAAATGGACATCAAAAAGCACAAGGGCCTGCGCAGCGATCTAAAATTTTATTAA